CACTCTCTCCAAAAAGCATACTACTGTAATAAAGTGCATCATGGATTCTGTGTAGAGGAATCCTGATTTGAAATGGTTTGAGTTTTTCAGGCAATTCCTTTTCAGAAGAAATAAAAACTTTTACCAACTTAGACATTTCTAAAACCGCTTTGGTTTTATTTTCCAAACTTATTCCTGCATGACCAAAATCATGTGCTGCGGCCCAGGAAACAAACCTAACAATTACATATCTTTCACCAGGACTAATCCCTAAGATCTGGAAAATATCGGGATTCGGAGTATAATAATTGGGATGTAAATAGGATAGTTCCATAAAACTATTGAACCTCACCTGTTTTTCACCCAAATCAATACGATAACAGGAAGGGGTGAAGATTTTAGTAGCAAAAGGAACCGTCAATTTATGATGTAATGCCGCATGTTCGGAATCACTGAAAACCAAGGAGGTTTTCCCCAATAATTTGGCGACTTGAGAAGGATAGGGATGCAGGAAATTCAAAAATACATCAGGCTTAAATCTCAATGCTATGGTCAGAAGTTTCAAATCAGCATAGACAAGATATACAAATTTTCCGATTTTGCCCTCCTTTCCTTTACCCCTATTGATAAAGGGAATGTTATAATATTCCAAGAGTTGATGTTCTATTTCTTTATTTCTGGATACCACCAAAATCTGATGACCTTTTTCAGTCATTATTTCATAAAAATTTCGGAAATAGTGGACATGGGCGGGATGATTTATATCAATTAAAATTTTCATTTTTTAAATATTTTACACATAACTTTTTCAAGAATTTTTTATTAAACCAAAAACGATGAAATTTTGGGAATAGGAACAATGAATTCAATAACAAGATCCCTAATTAAATTCTTTAATTTTATACATGAAAAGTAACATTACTCTAAAGAAGTGAAATAAGCGCAGTAAATTTAAAAAAAAAAACAAAATAAGCAATAAAACCTTTTTTCTTAAGATTCATGTCATTTTGAATGCTTGATTAATAAAGGCACAATTACTTTTAACTTGAGTCTTCAAGCTAAATAAATGAAAATCCCCACCCTTTATAATTTTAATATGTAAAGAAATTTTTAAATTTAGGCTTTTTAGAATGAATGATATATTCTTGTAAGAAAAATAAGATCTACAGTAAAAATTATAATATAGTTCATTTCCAAAAAACAATTAATACTAATTTAAAAATTCATAAAAATAATTATGATGTTTTGAGAATTTCAAGATAAAACCCTTAACAAGGTCATCAAACCTTTTCTTTTTACCAATGCCTGGCTCTAAAAATCAAATAGAGTTACAATAATCATTCAGTTCTTTAGAATAATTGGGAATTAGATAAGCAATCAATTGGGCCAAATGGTTACTTTCGAATAGATAACTTTAAAAAAAGGTTAAATAAAATACTTAAATATAATTTTTAGATATCGTGGCAAAATTCTTATTTACCGAAACTGCAGTTATGGAATTAATTGCAACAGAAGGTGGGGCTTCCGGAGGGGCAGCAGTGCAAACATTGATGTGGATGGAAGGACTCCATCACATTGGGCATGAGATTTTTTTGGCAAAAAGGGAAAATGACTTAAGGCCAATTAAACCTGAATACCAAAAATTTCATTTAGTATCGACTTTTAATAGTGAAAAAGGTATAAAGAAAATTCGTTGGGCAACCTATAGATTGCCGAAATTTTACAAAGCCTTAAAGAAAGTTAAACCTGATTTTTTATATGAATCAGTGCCAGGTTGGAATAGTTATATAACTGCACTTTTTTGCAAAATGTTAGGGATCAAACATGTTATCAGAATATCCAATGATAATCTCTTAGATAAAAGGTTAAAAAATACCGCAAGCACCTCACACCAGTTTTTTTTGATTTTAGGCTTAAAATGGTCTGATTATATATTGGCCCAAAATGAGTATCAATTGCGAAAGCTGAAAAAGAAATTTCCCAAAAAGCCAATTGTTAAATTTTACAATCCAATCAAAATTAATCCTGAGTTTCTGAGTGCCAAAAAAGAAATGAAGGGATATTTTACCTGGATTGCTAATTTCCGTTATCAAAAGAATTTAAAATTACTATATCAAATAGCTACTTTGCTTCCTGATGAGGAGTTCAAAATTGCTGGGGTGCCCACTAAACATTATGATGAAGAGTCAAAAAAATATGTAGATAAATTACAAAAATTAGATAATGTTTATTTTATGGGGAAACTTAATAGATCAGAAATTCTGCCTTTTTTAGCAAATGCTAAATTTTTAATCAACACCTCAAGGTATGAAGGTTTTAGCAATACTTTTTTGGAAGCTATGAATTCCGGAACACCAATTATTAGCAGTAACCTAGTCAATCCTGATCAAATAATTGAAAAATACAATTTAGGATTAATCTATACGGATGAAATAGCCCTAATCCAAAAATTAAAGAATCTTGAAATGGAGGATTATCAAAATATGTCTTTTAGTTGTATAAATTATTTAAATCAAAATCATGATCATTTGTTATTAAGTAAAAAGTTAGTGAAATTTTTAAATCATTGAAAAAATTTAAATCACTAAATTTGATGAAACCTTAAAATTGAGGATAATAAAAGATCTTGTGTTAATTAAAACAAAAATTAAGTCACTTAAAAAAATAAACAATCCTTCATGACTAATAGAACAATACTTTTTATTCAAATAGGTTCTTTTTCACATATAAACAAGGCCTTCTTCCAATCCTTAGAAAAGAAATTTCCAGATTACAATATTGAATGCCTTGATCTCAAAATCTTGGTTAAACAAATGAGTTTTAAAGATAAACTTGGGTTTGCTATTAAATCTCTTTTTTCATCTAAAAAAATAATTCGGAATGATTTCAGGGGCTTGAACCAAAAAAGATCCCATTTTTTTAAGCTTAGCAATAGATTAATCCTCAAGGCAACTCAAAAAAAAGTTTATGTATTTTCTATTCAAACCCAATCCAACTTTAATGGCAATTTAGGGTATTGTCCACATTATATCTATACTGACCACACTCATTTGGTGAATTTAAGTTATCCTGGATTTGATACAAGGATTCTAAATTCAAAAAATTGGGTAGAACAGGAAACCAAACTTTATAAGAATGCTACTGGAATTTTTACTATGAGCAATCATGTGAAAAATTCACTAAGAGATCAATATCACATCCAATCTGATAAAGTTAAATGTGTATATGCTGGTTCCAATATATCCTATTCCGATATTTTTTATCCATTAGACAGGTATTCTAATAAAAACATCTTGTTTGTAGGTGTAGATTGGGAAAGAAAAGGAGGTCCTGAGTTATTTGAGGCTTTTAAGTTGGTTTATCAAAAACATCCGGATGTAAAATTGGATATTGTCGGTTGCAGTCCCGAAATCCAACATCCAAATGTTAAAATATGGGGAAAATTGCCTTTAGATCAAGTCAAAAAACATTATGAAACCGCTTCTATATTTTGTATGCCTTCCAAAAGAGAACCTTTTGGCATCGTTTATCTGGAAGCCATGGCCTATAAATTGCCTATTGTTGGGCTAAATATCGGAGCCTTACCTGATTTTGTAGAAGAAGGGAAAAATGGTTTTTTGCTGGATTACAAGGATATTCAGGGGATGGCATCTCAATTGATTTATCTATTAGACAACCCAAAATTGTGTAAAAAAATGGGTGAATATGGTTATCTAAAAATGGAGAAACAATATCAATGGAAAAAATCTGTGACTTCAATTCGTGAATTTATCGAAAATCAAGGGGTATTGGAAAAACTGCGTTAAGTATTTTTTTTGGCTGGAATAATTACAGTCCTTCGGGATTTCTCTTTTTTGGTATGTTCGCTTCAATTTTCAGTTCGGCTTATCTTTACTTCGATAGGATTATAGCCATCTTTTTTAACTGAAAAATAACTCATATCGTGTGAAGAGGGAGGAAATTTTTCAGGCATTCTTTGATAAGAATACAATGCTAACCTGCTTTCGGTTAGCAGATATTCTAAATTTTTATGATAAAAATCATTGAAACACTATGCTTTTCGAAAAACATAAAACTCGATTTCCGATTAAATTAATTTTTGCTCGTTTTTTTTTGTAAATCATAAAACATAATATGTGTTTCATTTTTTTATATTTCAAATAATATTTATAGATTTGACCAAGAATTATCTTTAAACATAAAAGGAAGTTGTAAATAACAAAAAACATCTTCAAAATCAGCCAAAATTATACAGATACAAATGCAAAATTCAATTTCAAAAGGACTTCCGTCTTGTATATATCTCGCATTATAAATTGCCCTTTTATTTTTCTTTCTATTAAATATCATGAATATGAAAAACTTATTCCTGTTTCAATCCATCAAAATCCTTACAGTTTTTGTAGGATTAATGTTGATTACTTCCTTTGAATTAAGAGCCCAAAGCGTGGAATTTGACTTAAGCACTTTGAATTTTAATGGCTTTACCCCCCCCTCTCAGGGGACTTCCCTAAAATTCGGACCTGATAACAGGTTATACCTTGCCAGAAGAAGAGGCGAAATTCAAATTTATAGAATTGAAAATACGGGAAACAATATCTATAGTGTGGTGGACCATGAAATTTTATTTGATGTAAAAAGCATTCCTAATCATGATGATATCGGCACCCCTGCTTGGAATGGCAGATCAGACAGACAGATTACTGGGATAGAAGTTGTCGGCACCCCTGAAAACCCAATCATTTATGTGGGATCGAGTGACCCTACTTGGGGTGGTCCTTCCGGAGATAAGGTCTTGGATACCAATTCAGGGATTATTACCAAATTGACTTGGAATGGCAATTCCTGGGATGTTGTGGATTTGGTTAGAGGGCTTCCAAGGTCTGAAGAAAACCATTCTACCAATGCCGTTGAATTTACCATTATCAACAATAAGCCTTATTTATTGGTAGCTAGTGGAGGGTTTACCAATGCTGGGTCACCCAGCACCAACTTTACCTGGATTACGGAATATGCCCTTTCCGCAGCGCTTTTGAGTATTGATTTGGATGCCATTGAATCTATGCCTATCCAGATAGACCCAAGTTCAGGAAGACAATATAAATATGATATTCCAACACTTGATGATCCTTCCAGGCCAAATCTAAATGGTATTTATGATCCAAATCATCCGGATTACGACGGCATTGATGTAGGAGATCCTTGGGGCGGAAATGATGGGCTAAACATGGCTATGGTGGTGGAGGGCGGACCTGTACAGATATTTTCGGCTGGCTACAGAAATGCTTACGATTTTGTTGTTACAGAGGCTGGAAAAGTTTTTATTACCGATAATGGCCCCAATGCCAATTGGGGTGGATTGCCAGAAAATGAAGGTAATCCATCTACTGTTACAAATAATTATTTAACAGGGGAACCGGGTGGCAATAGTACCAATAAATCTGCAAGTGGAGAGCATGTCAGAAATCAGGATCATATTTTATTGATTACGCAGGACATTCAATCCTATCAGCCAGGCGCTTTTTATGGAGGACATCCAACACCTATTCGGGCTAATCCAGGAGTCCCTTATTCCTTAGGAGCCTCTTTTCCTTTTAATCCGGGAGGAGCGGGCTTGTACACCAAATCCATTGGGGATGATAGCAATTGGACCAATCTTTCCCCATTATACACTCCGAATGAAATTTTCAGAACCCAAGTTTTAGCTCCCATAGCTCCCGGTGAACCCGGTTTTGATGCATATGCCCAAACTACACTTCCAGTGAATTGGCCGCCTGTCCCCTTAATTCTTTCCAATCCTGCAGAAGCCGATTATAGAGATCCCGCATTTGTCAACCCCAATGGACCTCAACCAGAGTTTGTGACCATTTGGAAAAAGAACAGCAATGGAATCGATGAATACAAAGCTTCCAATTTTGGAGGAGCATTAAAAGGGGCCTTGATCGGTGGCAGGAATGAAGGTTTTTTACATTTGGTCAGACTAAACCCTGATGGTTCTTTGCTGTCCTTGGAAGAGGATAAATGGAATTTGAATGGGGGCAATGCATTGGGCATTACCTGTCAGGGAGATGAGGATATATTTCCGGGAACCATTTGGGTAGCAACTTTTGATAATAGGATCAGTATTCTGACTCCTTCCAACAATCCATTTTGTCCCCTACCCGATGATCCATTTTTTGATCCCAATGCAGATTATGACAATGATGGCTTCACCAATCAGGATGAAATTGACAATGGAACGGATTATTGTTCAGGTGCCTCCCGGCCAAACGATTTTGATGGGGATTTTGTCTCTGACCTGAATGATTTGGATGATGATGGAGATGGTATTTGGGATGAATTGGATCCTTTTCAATTGGGAAGCCCCTCAGATTTGCCCATTAATAATGAATTGTTTTCAGATAAAACAGACGAGTTAGGTAGACCATTTGGTTACCGAGGTTTGGGACTAACGGGCTTAATGAACAACGGCGCTCCAAATCCAAACTGGTTAAATTGGTTGGATAAAATTAACGAAGGCCCTCTTCCTGATGATATTTATGGGGGTGCGGCCGGTGCCATACAAATAGCCATGACAGGAGGTACTGCCAATGGTTTGGTAAATAATCAGAAAAAAGGATTCCAATTCGGAGTAAATGTTGGCACCGAGACAGGGGAATTTTTGGTCATTGGAGGGCTTTTAGGCTTTCAGGGGCCGCAGATGTTCTATGATATTGACCATGATGGGGAATTGGGAATTCAAATGGGCGATGGAAGCCAAAGCAATTTCTTGAAATTGGTATTTACCAAGACCGGAATAATGGCTGCTTTGGAAATTGACGATCTTCCTGACCCCAACCCACTCTTACTTCCTTTGGAAGTGGAGGACCGTCCTTTGAGTTCTGAAACGGTAGAGTTTATGTTCCGGGTAAATCCAAATCTTGGAACTGCTGAACCACAGATCAAAATTGGCAATAGACCCATTATCAGTATGGGTACAATTGTCCTTTCAGGAAAAATCCTTGAGGCGGTTCAGGATATAGCTAAACCTTTGGCAATCGGTGTTTATGGAAGTTCTGCGGATGAAACAAAAGAATTCTTATCCATTTATGATTATTTCAAAGTATATGGGGAAAGACCCTTTGTCATAAACCCATTGCTTGATATTACCAGGCAAGTCGGATCTCCACAAAGACAATTTGATCTGAATGATTACTTTGATGACCACAACTTCAGTGGAAATCTGATTTTTACCCTTACCAATACCAATGAGGAAATATCGGCAGTTATTCAAAATAACCAACTGATATTGAATTTTCCGGAAAACCCTGCCTCAGGGACTATCACCATTAAAGCTGCCAATCCAGCTGGATTTTTTATTGAACAGTCATTTGATGTTCAGGTCATCCCAGCGGAGCAAATTGTATTTAGAATAAATGCCGGAGGCGAGGTATTGGAGGGTCAAAATGATTCTCCCAATTGGAGAGCAAACAATGTGGCAGGCAATTATTCGGGAGATGGCTATGCTGTCAATACGGGATTGGTCAACCCAAGTGATTTTACTTATGCAAACAAGCATACTTCGATACCTGAATATATTGATGAAATTACCTTTGCCGGAATTTTTGCCCAAGAAAGGGAAAGTGAAGGAGAGGACAATATGATTTTCAGCATACCTGCTTCCAATAGTATTTACAAGATAAGGTTATACTTTGGGAATAGTGATGCCGGCACTTCAAATATCGGGGACAGGATTTTTGACCTTAAAATTGAAGAGCAAATAGTACAAAGTGACTTTGATTTTATTGAGGTATTTGGACATCAAGTTGGAGGAATGGTTGAATTTCAAATTTCAGTGACGGATTGGTTTTTGAATATTGAATTCATCAAAAAAATCGGAAATCCAGCTGTCAATGCCATAGAAATATTGGATACTACTCCAGCTGAAC
This window of the Aquiflexum balticum DSM 16537 genome carries:
- a CDS encoding DUF354 domain-containing protein, encoding MKILIDINHPAHVHYFRNFYEIMTEKGHQILVVSRNKEIEHQLLEYYNIPFINRGKGKEGKIGKFVYLVYADLKLLTIALRFKPDVFLNFLHPYPSQVAKLLGKTSLVFSDSEHAALHHKLTVPFATKIFTPSCYRIDLGEKQVRFNSFMELSYLHPNYYTPNPDIFQILGISPGERYVIVRFVSWAAAHDFGHAGISLENKTKAVLEMSKLVKVFISSEKELPEKLKPFQIRIPLHRIHDALYYSSMLFGESGTMTSEAAVLGTPAIFLNDNGLGYTDEEEHEYGLVYNYTESPVDQERAIEKAIELLQKPHLDLEFKSKREKLLSDKLDTTQFMMEAIENLDLVKKALSN
- a CDS encoding glycosyltransferase, which translates into the protein MAKFLFTETAVMELIATEGGASGGAAVQTLMWMEGLHHIGHEIFLAKRENDLRPIKPEYQKFHLVSTFNSEKGIKKIRWATYRLPKFYKALKKVKPDFLYESVPGWNSYITALFCKMLGIKHVIRISNDNLLDKRLKNTASTSHQFFLILGLKWSDYILAQNEYQLRKLKKKFPKKPIVKFYNPIKINPEFLSAKKEMKGYFTWIANFRYQKNLKLLYQIATLLPDEEFKIAGVPTKHYDEESKKYVDKLQKLDNVYFMGKLNRSEILPFLANAKFLINTSRYEGFSNTFLEAMNSGTPIISSNLVNPDQIIEKYNLGLIYTDEIALIQKLKNLEMEDYQNMSFSCINYLNQNHDHLLLSKKLVKFLNH
- a CDS encoding glycosyltransferase family 4 protein — encoded protein: MKNSLRDQYHIQSDKVKCVYAGSNISYSDIFYPLDRYSNKNILFVGVDWERKGGPELFEAFKLVYQKHPDVKLDIVGCSPEIQHPNVKIWGKLPLDQVKKHYETASIFCMPSKREPFGIVYLEAMAYKLPIVGLNIGALPDFVEEGKNGFLLDYKDIQGMASQLIYLLDNPKLCKKMGEYGYLKMEKQYQWKKSVTSIREFIENQGVLEKLR